In Mycolicibacterium alvei, a single window of DNA contains:
- the alaS gene encoding alanine--tRNA ligase, with protein MQTHEIRKRFLDHFVKAGHTEVPSASVILDDPNLLFVNAGMVQFVPYFLGARTPPWDRATSVQKCIRTPDIDEVGITTRHNTFFQMAGNFSFGDYFKKGAIELAWTLLTNPVSDGGYGFDPERLWATVYLDDDEAIQLWQEVAGLPLERIQRRGMADNYWSMGIPGPCGPCSEIYYDRGPEYGIEGGPEANEDRYIEIWNLVFMQNERGEGTSKDDFEILGPLPRKNIDTGMGVERIACLLQDVDNVYETDLVRPVIDLVAGIAPRGYGAGNHEDDVRYRIIGDHSRTAAIIIGDGVSPGNEGRGYVLRRLLRRIIRAAKLLGVEEPIMSRLMTTVRDEMGPSYPELVTDFDRIHRIAVAEETAFNRTLVAGSRLFDDAAAATKKSGASVLSGSDAFTLHDTYGFPIDLTLEMAAEAGLAVDEQGFRTLMAEQRQRAKADAAARKQAHTDLSAYRELVDSGPTEFTGFDELSTEAHILGIFVDGKRVPVVTHGDVDGERVELILDRTPFYAEAGGQIADEGAITGTGASATAKAAVTDVQKIAKTLWAHRINVESGEFVEGDTVTAAVDPNWRRGATQGHSGTHMVHAALRQVLGPTAVQAGSLNRPGYLRFDFNWQGALTEDQRSQIEVVTNEAVEADYQVNTFVTALDKAKAMGAMAMFGENYPDQVRVVDIGGPFSLELCGGTHVHNSAQIGPVTILGESSVGSGVRRVEAYVGLESFRHLAKERALMAGLASSLKVPSEEVPARVANLVERLKAAEKELDKARLANARAAAANAAAGAETIGKVRVVAQRMAGGMSAGDLRSLVGDIKGKLGSDPGVVALIAEGDDDSVPFVVAVNPAAQDLGLRANELVKQFGAAVNGRGGGKADMAQGSGKGAAGIDAALAALRAEIGRG; from the coding sequence GTGCCTCGGTGATCCTCGACGACCCCAACCTGTTGTTCGTCAACGCCGGCATGGTGCAGTTCGTGCCCTACTTCCTCGGTGCCCGCACCCCACCGTGGGACCGCGCCACCAGCGTGCAGAAGTGCATCCGGACCCCGGACATCGACGAGGTGGGCATCACCACCCGGCACAACACCTTCTTCCAGATGGCCGGCAACTTCTCGTTCGGCGACTACTTCAAGAAGGGCGCCATCGAGCTGGCCTGGACCCTGCTGACCAACCCGGTCAGTGACGGCGGCTACGGGTTCGATCCGGAAAGACTGTGGGCGACGGTCTATCTGGATGACGACGAGGCGATTCAGCTGTGGCAGGAAGTCGCCGGGCTGCCACTGGAGCGCATCCAGCGCCGCGGCATGGCCGACAACTACTGGTCGATGGGCATCCCCGGGCCGTGCGGACCGTGTTCGGAGATCTACTACGACCGTGGCCCGGAGTACGGCATCGAGGGTGGACCCGAGGCCAACGAGGACCGCTATATCGAGATCTGGAATCTCGTGTTCATGCAGAACGAGCGCGGGGAGGGCACCTCGAAGGACGACTTCGAGATCCTCGGCCCGCTGCCGCGAAAGAACATCGACACCGGCATGGGCGTCGAACGGATCGCCTGTCTGCTGCAGGATGTGGACAACGTCTACGAGACGGACCTGGTCCGTCCGGTGATCGACCTGGTCGCCGGGATCGCCCCCCGCGGATACGGCGCCGGCAACCACGAGGACGACGTCCGCTACCGCATCATCGGCGATCACAGTCGTACCGCGGCGATCATCATCGGCGACGGGGTCAGCCCCGGAAACGAGGGCCGCGGTTACGTGCTGCGGCGGTTGCTGCGCCGCATCATCCGCGCCGCCAAGTTGCTCGGCGTCGAAGAGCCGATCATGAGCCGGCTGATGACTACCGTGCGCGACGAGATGGGCCCGTCGTACCCGGAACTGGTCACCGACTTCGACCGGATCCACCGCATCGCGGTGGCCGAGGAGACGGCGTTCAACCGCACCCTGGTCGCGGGCTCGAGGCTGTTCGACGACGCCGCCGCGGCGACGAAGAAATCCGGCGCTTCCGTGCTTTCCGGCAGTGACGCGTTCACCCTGCATGACACCTACGGCTTCCCGATCGACCTCACCCTGGAGATGGCGGCCGAGGCCGGCCTCGCGGTCGACGAGCAGGGCTTCCGGACGCTGATGGCCGAGCAGCGTCAGCGCGCCAAGGCCGATGCCGCCGCGCGCAAGCAGGCCCACACCGATCTGTCGGCATACCGTGAGCTGGTCGACTCCGGGCCCACCGAGTTCACGGGCTTCGACGAATTGTCCACTGAGGCACACATTCTCGGTATCTTTGTGGATGGCAAGCGGGTGCCGGTGGTGACCCACGGGGACGTGGACGGCGAGCGCGTCGAGCTGATCTTGGACCGCACTCCGTTCTACGCCGAGGCCGGCGGCCAGATCGCCGACGAGGGCGCGATCACCGGAACCGGGGCATCGGCCACCGCCAAGGCTGCCGTCACCGATGTGCAGAAGATCGCCAAAACCCTGTGGGCGCACCGGATCAACGTGGAGTCCGGAGAGTTCGTCGAGGGTGACACGGTCACCGCTGCAGTGGATCCCAACTGGCGTCGCGGTGCCACCCAGGGGCACTCCGGTACCCACATGGTGCACGCCGCGTTGCGACAGGTGCTGGGCCCCACCGCCGTTCAGGCCGGTTCGCTCAACCGTCCCGGCTACCTGCGGTTCGACTTCAACTGGCAGGGCGCGTTGACCGAGGACCAGCGCTCGCAGATCGAAGTGGTCACCAACGAGGCCGTCGAGGCCGACTACCAGGTCAACACCTTCGTCACCGCCCTGGACAAAGCCAAGGCCATGGGTGCGATGGCGATGTTCGGTGAGAACTACCCCGACCAGGTGCGGGTGGTCGATATCGGTGGGCCGTTCTCGCTGGAACTCTGCGGCGGCACCCATGTACACAACTCGGCCCAGATCGGACCGGTCACCATCCTGGGCGAATCCTCGGTCGGGTCGGGGGTGCGCCGTGTCGAGGCCTACGTCGGGCTGGAGTCCTTCCGTCATCTGGCCAAGGAACGCGCGCTGATGGCAGGGCTGGCCTCGTCGCTCAAGGTGCCCTCGGAAGAGGTGCCCGCCCGGGTGGCGAACCTGGTGGAACGACTCAAGGCCGCCGAGAAGGAACTCGACAAGGCCCGTCTGGCCAACGCCCGGGCCGCCGCGGCGAACGCGGCCGCAGGCGCGGAGACCATCGGCAAGGTCCGCGTGGTCGCACAACGGATGGCCGGCGGCATGTCGGCCGGTGATCTGCGCAGCCTCGTCGGCGACATCAAGGGCAAGCTCGGCTCCGACCCCGGGGTGGTCGCCCTGATCGCCGAGGGCGACGACGACTCGGTGCCCTTCGTGGTGGCGGTCAACCCGGCAGCACAGGATCTGGGCCTGCGCGCCAACGAACTGGTCAAGCAGTTCGGCGCGGCAGTCAACGGCCGCGGGGGCGGCAAGGCGGACATGGCACAAGGTTCCGGTAAGGGGGCGGCGGGTATCGACGCGGCGTTGGCCGCGCTGCGCGCCGAGATCGGCCGGGGTTAG
- the ruvX gene encoding Holliday junction resolvase RuvX gives MSDPIDDRLPDRPGDDDPGRGRRIGIDVGTVRIGVASCDPDGILATPVETVQRDKRDRSGKHLRRLVTLIGEYDAVEVVVGLPRTLADRAGTSAADAIALAELLARRIAPIPVRLADERLTTVSAQRSLREAGVRAKGQKAMIDQAAAVGILQSWLDQRRAALSARGEGMDG, from the coding sequence GTGTCCGACCCGATCGACGACCGGTTACCGGACCGCCCAGGGGACGATGACCCCGGACGTGGGCGGCGCATCGGCATCGATGTCGGCACCGTGCGGATCGGTGTGGCCAGTTGCGATCCCGACGGGATACTGGCCACGCCGGTCGAGACCGTGCAGCGGGACAAGCGGGATCGGTCGGGCAAGCACCTGCGCAGGCTGGTGACACTGATCGGCGAGTACGACGCCGTCGAGGTCGTCGTCGGCTTGCCGCGCACCCTCGCGGACCGGGCCGGCACGTCCGCCGCCGACGCCATCGCACTCGCGGAACTGCTGGCCCGTCGGATCGCCCCCATACCGGTGCGGTTGGCCGACGAGCGGCTGACTACTGTGTCGGCGCAGCGATCGTTGCGCGAAGCGGGGGTCCGGGCAAAGGGGCAGAAGGCGATGATCGACCAGGCCGCTGCGGTGGGCATTCTGCAAAGCTGGCTGGATCAGCGACGTGCGGCGCTGTCCGCGCGTGGAGAGGGCATGGATGGCTGA